A region of Deinococcus rubellus DNA encodes the following proteins:
- a CDS encoding sensor histidine kinase → MLAAQRGRWSLRLKLTLGYALVFALTVLLGAVGVYFAARSSLTASLDQTLQETATVARASVETQKGRSFFAPELKASSDLSIELLSASGRLLASVGRDEDTVPPLKLGFISFAEQRVFTQAVGGGLYLRVSRPSDTLSHLLETLARILLLGSMLMIALACVAGYWLADRALRPVDAVARTAAAIAGRGDYRERVPALGGHDEMARLTNTVNAMLDQLEHTIEREKQFARIAAHELRTPLTVLKGRLELTLERPRDAAAYQKALSGMQGRVDDLIALSESLLALARTDAPVKLEPVELSASVLAAAEELSDAARNAGKQIKVSLTESWVVAEGDGVQRLLINLIENALKYGTGDVVTVHVERSTCTIGNGGTGPAQTDWARLLQPFERGTGVQSLAGSGLGLTLVAALTGRWNAELRPQWLPQRFNVSVRFQAVNRSALKPAAALTDERPSASSPSSAPL, encoded by the coding sequence ATGCTGGCCGCCCAACGTGGGCGCTGGAGTTTGCGCCTCAAGCTGACTCTGGGCTACGCGCTGGTGTTTGCTTTGACGGTGCTGCTGGGCGCGGTGGGCGTGTATTTCGCAGCCCGCTCATCGCTGACAGCCTCGCTGGATCAGACCTTGCAGGAGACCGCCACCGTCGCACGGGCCAGCGTGGAAACCCAGAAAGGGCGATCTTTTTTCGCGCCTGAACTCAAGGCCAGCAGTGATCTGAGCATCGAGCTGCTCTCGGCGTCGGGTCGCCTGCTGGCCAGCGTCGGACGGGATGAAGATACTGTGCCGCCGCTCAAACTGGGGTTCATCAGCTTTGCCGAGCAGCGGGTGTTTACCCAGGCTGTTGGTGGCGGTCTGTATTTGCGGGTTTCGCGGCCCAGCGATACCTTGAGTCACCTCCTTGAAACGCTGGCCCGCATTCTGCTGCTGGGCAGCATGCTGATGATCGCCCTGGCGTGCGTGGCAGGCTACTGGCTGGCGGACCGGGCGCTGAGGCCGGTGGACGCAGTGGCCCGTACGGCGGCAGCCATTGCGGGACGGGGCGATTACCGTGAGCGCGTTCCAGCCCTGGGTGGCCACGACGAGATGGCCCGGCTGACCAACACCGTCAACGCCATGCTCGATCAACTCGAACACACCATCGAGCGCGAAAAACAGTTCGCCCGCATTGCCGCCCACGAACTCCGCACACCGCTGACGGTCCTCAAAGGCCGCCTGGAACTGACTTTAGAACGTCCCCGCGACGCCGCTGCGTACCAGAAAGCCCTGAGCGGCATGCAGGGACGGGTCGACGACCTGATTGCGCTCTCCGAGAGCCTGCTGGCGCTGGCCCGCACCGACGCGCCAGTCAAATTAGAGCCGGTGGAACTGTCCGCCAGCGTGCTCGCCGCCGCCGAGGAGCTGAGCGACGCGGCCCGCAACGCTGGAAAACAGATTAAAGTTTCGCTGACCGAAAGCTGGGTGGTGGCGGAAGGCGACGGCGTTCAGCGGTTGCTGATCAACTTGATCGAAAATGCCCTCAAGTACGGCACAGGCGACGTGGTCACGGTCCATGTCGAGCGCAGCACTTGCACCATTGGCAACGGCGGAACGGGTCCAGCCCAGACGGATTGGGCGCGGCTGCTGCAACCCTTTGAGCGGGGCACAGGGGTGCAGAGCCTGGCGGGCAGCGGGTTGGGGTTGACGTTGGTGGCGGCGCTGACCGGGCGCTGGAATGCGGAACTCCGTCCCCAGTGGTTGCCGCAGCGATTCAACGTGAGCGTGCGATTTCAGGCTGTCAATCGCTCGGCACTGAAGCCCGCTGCGGCGTTGACGGATGAGCGTCCTTCAGCGTCCTCGCCGAGCAGCGCACCGCTTTGA
- a CDS encoding COG4280 domain-containing protein, with protein MNGAFLILAAFLASSVEMVEALTIVLAVGLTRGWRSALIGTGAALVVLALIVALFGPLLARIPLGTLRLIVGGLLLIFGIQWWRKAVLRSSGFKALHDEDATFAEESEAARRQGQDLRAGLDWYAFTLAFKSVLLEGLEVAFIVVTFGASAGRLDLAILGAAAALIVVLAAGVLLHRPLSQVPENTLKFAVGLLLSTFGTFWAAEGAGAIWPGGDAAIPVILVVYALVSWVLVAALRREKQGQLGRKEVQV; from the coding sequence ATGAATGGAGCATTTTTGATATTGGCCGCCTTTCTGGCTTCCAGTGTGGAAATGGTGGAGGCGCTGACCATCGTGCTGGCCGTCGGACTGACGCGGGGCTGGCGCTCGGCGCTGATCGGCACCGGCGCGGCCCTCGTGGTGCTGGCCCTGATCGTGGCGCTGTTCGGCCCGCTGCTGGCACGTATCCCGCTGGGGACGCTGCGCCTGATCGTTGGGGGCCTGCTGCTGATCTTCGGCATTCAGTGGTGGCGCAAGGCCGTCCTGCGTTCCAGCGGCTTCAAGGCTCTGCACGACGAGGACGCGACTTTCGCCGAGGAATCCGAAGCCGCCCGCCGTCAGGGTCAGGACCTGCGGGCGGGGCTGGACTGGTACGCTTTCACGCTCGCATTCAAGAGCGTGCTGCTGGAGGGCCTGGAAGTGGCCTTTATCGTGGTGACGTTCGGGGCCAGCGCTGGGCGGCTGGACCTGGCGATCCTCGGCGCGGCGGCAGCCTTGATCGTGGTGCTGGCGGCAGGTGTGCTGCTGCACCGCCCGCTCAGCCAGGTGCCAGAAAATACCCTCAAGTTCGCGGTGGGCCTGCTGCTCTCCACGTTCGGCACCTTCTGGGCCGCAGAAGGAGCTGGGGCCATCTGGCCGGGCGGTGACGCGGCCATTCCCGTGATTCTGGTCGTGTACGCACTGGTTTCATGGGTTCTGGTCGCGGCGCTGCGGCGCGAAAAGCAGGGACAGCTCGGCAGAAAAGAGGTGCAAGTATGA
- a CDS encoding PepSY domain-containing protein, translated as MNKQTKNTVLTLAVFTALAAPLAGYAFAQTTSSTTKTSTLAQAAQPADAETNDGPDTQDSSVKGSLSLPTEAAGIEVPDAQEQGQYQALTRISAAQASAAAQARVPGAVSSVTLGDENGSLVYEVVIGKVAVMVDAGNGQVLGQSTADTEGSDTGADSGTETND; from the coding sequence ATGAACAAGCAAACCAAGAACACCGTATTGACCCTCGCCGTCTTCACTGCCCTCGCCGCGCCGCTGGCCGGGTACGCCTTCGCCCAGACCACGAGCAGCACCACCAAGACCAGCACACTCGCCCAGGCCGCTCAGCCTGCCGACGCCGAAACCAACGACGGCCCCGACACCCAGGATTCCAGCGTCAAAGGCAGCCTCAGCTTACCCACCGAGGCCGCCGGAATTGAAGTGCCGGACGCCCAGGAGCAAGGGCAGTATCAGGCCCTCACCAGAATCTCCGCCGCGCAGGCCAGCGCTGCCGCGCAAGCCAGAGTGCCTGGAGCGGTCAGCAGCGTCACGCTCGGCGACGAGAACGGCAGCCTGGTGTACGAAGTGGTCATCGGCAAGGTGGCGGTGATGGTGGACGCGGGCAACGGCCAGGTGCTGGGTCAGAGCACCGCCGACACCGAAGGTTCGGACACGGGCGCGGACAGCGGCACCGAAACGAACGACTGA
- a CDS encoding COG4705 family protein: protein MPDSPASSDEQAHSPLSKVAAITISFWIIKVLSTGMGETASDFLAHRLGPLPAVGLTGSVFVVALALQLRAKRYAAPLYWFAVIMVSVFGTLAADAVHVGFGVPYWTSTLGFLLALGVIFTLWQRSEGTLSIHSVTTRRREVFYWAAVLATFALGTAAGDFTARTLGLGWLASGLVFAALMALPVLLRVRLKFSPVLAFWWAYVITRPVGASFADWMAVPHSQGGLGWGTGIVTLGLSALILVFVLASAIHKSRFAVQGEALAPTE, encoded by the coding sequence ATGCCCGACTCACCTGCAAGTTCGGACGAACAGGCCCACTCCCCGCTGAGCAAAGTCGCGGCCATCACCATTTCCTTCTGGATCATCAAAGTGCTGAGTACCGGCATGGGCGAAACCGCTTCGGACTTCCTGGCACACCGCCTGGGACCGCTGCCCGCCGTGGGACTCACGGGCAGTGTTTTTGTGGTTGCCCTCGCGCTGCAACTCAGGGCCAAACGCTACGCCGCGCCGCTGTACTGGTTTGCGGTCATCATGGTCAGCGTCTTCGGCACGCTGGCCGCCGACGCCGTCCATGTTGGATTTGGCGTGCCGTACTGGACTTCCACACTCGGTTTTCTGCTGGCGCTCGGGGTGATCTTTACGCTCTGGCAGCGCTCAGAGGGCACTCTATCCATTCACAGCGTCACCACCCGCCGCCGCGAAGTGTTTTACTGGGCCGCCGTGCTGGCGACCTTTGCGCTGGGCACTGCCGCTGGCGACTTCACGGCCCGCACGCTGGGCCTGGGGTGGCTGGCGTCAGGACTGGTGTTCGCGGCGCTGATGGCCCTGCCAGTTTTGTTGCGTGTCCGGCTCAAGTTCAGCCCCGTGCTGGCCTTCTGGTGGGCTTACGTCATCACGCGGCCCGTTGGGGCTTCTTTCGCTGACTGGATGGCAGTGCCGCACAGTCAAGGCGGACTCGGTTGGGGCACCGGCATCGTGACGTTGGGACTGAGTGCCTTGATCCTGGTGTTCGTGCTGGCAAGCGCGATTCATAAGAGCCGTTTTGCCGTACAGGGTGAGGCGTTGGCTCCGACCGAGTAG
- a CDS encoding ferric reductase-like transmembrane domain-containing protein, giving the protein MKNWILRYWLLILGLLPLPLLALRASQSGAFEIINPAGTLSTLAFVGCLSCTPLHLLIRQAWLLKLKRPLGVLAFGYGALHFLAYAVDLGTLQDTVTETLRRPSYVWGTAALLVMLPLALTSNKAAMKLLKRNWKRLQQASYAVVGLLIAHLLLLPHIKAEYQLFALVLLAGLLLRLPPVRRLLNQRPLTFKLPTRN; this is encoded by the coding sequence ATGAAGAACTGGATTTTACGTTACTGGCTGCTGATTCTGGGTCTGCTGCCGTTGCCGCTCCTGGCGCTCCGGGCCTCTCAGAGCGGCGCGTTTGAGATCATCAACCCGGCAGGCACCCTTTCCACGCTGGCGTTTGTGGGCTGCCTGTCGTGCACCCCGCTGCATCTGCTGATTCGCCAGGCCTGGCTGCTCAAACTCAAGCGCCCTCTGGGGGTATTGGCCTTCGGCTACGGCGCGCTGCATTTTCTGGCCTACGCCGTGGATCTGGGCACCCTCCAGGACACCGTGACCGAAACCCTCCGTAGGCCCTCGTATGTGTGGGGTACGGCTGCCCTGCTGGTGATGCTGCCGCTGGCCCTGACCTCCAACAAAGCGGCCATGAAGCTGCTCAAGCGCAACTGGAAGCGCCTTCAGCAAGCCTCGTATGCGGTGGTGGGCCTGCTGATCGCCCATTTGCTGCTGCTGCCGCATATCAAAGCCGAGTACCAACTCTTCGCCCTGGTCTTGCTGGCGGGGCTGCTGCTGCGCCTCCCGCCCGTGCGCCGCCTGCTGAACCAACGCCCGCTCACCTTCAAGTTGCCGACCCGCAACTGA
- a CDS encoding YncE family protein — MSHLRRVAGLMMTALLGQSLALNLYAHTGVGRFSSAVKGVPTRVYVPNGLDSTVSVIDPQTFKVLRTFKVDREPQHVVASHDLKTLYVASDKGRQSLTPIDPRTGKVGKPIPTPDPYNLYFTPDGQYAVVVAENQARLDFLAVGSMKRVFSIAVPCKGINHMDFSPNGKRVLAACEFSGDLLKIDLSARKVTGKLHIGGMPQDVRIAPDGKVYYVADMMANGVYLIDGSGSVPKKVGFIATGKGAHGLYPSRNAKELYISNRDEGSVSVLNFATRKLIAKWRIPGGGSPDMGSVSANGKQLWLSGRRSNVVYVFDTRSGKLLKSVKVGNGPHGLTFFPQPGRYSLGHTGNYR, encoded by the coding sequence ATGAGCCACCTGCGGCGCGTGGCGGGCCTGATGATGACCGCTTTGCTGGGGCAGTCGCTGGCTCTCAATCTCTACGCCCACACCGGCGTGGGGAGGTTCAGCTCAGCCGTCAAAGGCGTTCCGACCCGCGTCTATGTTCCCAACGGTCTAGACAGCACTGTCAGCGTGATTGACCCCCAGACCTTCAAGGTGCTGCGAACGTTCAAAGTTGACCGTGAGCCGCAACACGTGGTGGCCTCTCACGACCTCAAAACCCTGTATGTCGCCAGTGACAAAGGGCGGCAATCCTTGACGCCGATTGATCCGCGCACTGGTAAGGTGGGCAAACCGATTCCCACGCCTGACCCTTACAACCTGTATTTCACGCCTGACGGTCAGTACGCGGTGGTGGTGGCCGAGAACCAAGCGCGGCTGGACTTTCTGGCAGTGGGCAGCATGAAACGGGTCTTTTCCATCGCGGTGCCGTGCAAGGGCATCAACCATATGGATTTCAGTCCAAATGGAAAGCGGGTGCTGGCGGCCTGCGAGTTCAGCGGCGATCTGCTCAAGATTGATCTCTCCGCCCGCAAAGTGACCGGCAAGCTGCACATCGGCGGCATGCCGCAGGACGTGCGAATTGCGCCGGACGGCAAGGTCTATTACGTGGCGGACATGATGGCCAATGGTGTGTATCTCATTGACGGGTCTGGATCAGTCCCGAAAAAAGTCGGCTTTATTGCCACCGGTAAGGGCGCACACGGCCTGTATCCCAGCCGGAACGCCAAGGAACTCTATATCTCGAACCGGGATGAGGGCAGTGTCAGCGTGCTGAATTTTGCGACCCGCAAGCTCATTGCCAAGTGGCGTATTCCCGGCGGCGGCAGTCCTGATATGGGCAGCGTCTCGGCAAACGGCAAGCAACTGTGGCTCTCCGGGCGGCGCAGCAACGTGGTGTACGTCTTTGATACCAGAAGCGGCAAACTTCTGAAGAGCGTCAAAGTTGGCAACGGGCCGCACGGTCTGACCTTCTTTCCGCAGCCCGGACGGTATTCGCTCGGCCATACCGGAAATTACCGCTGA
- a CDS encoding phosphatase PAP2 family protein, whose translation MPTLLTHARAARPAQLVRLFLGILLPLLIVGVIAEDILEKARFAFETPLLLWIHSFASPALDQLALAFTTLGGVSVIAPLSALILAFLWWKSRPQAFFWAFSVAGAAVLDFIMKLIFNRSRPELWPRLVHESDASFPSGHSMYSMAFVVALILMTWRTPYRPLVLVLGVLFTLAVGLSRLYLGVHYPTDVLAGWLSGLAWVLGVYSIVARRRA comes from the coding sequence ATGCCCACCCTGCTCACCCACGCCCGCGCCGCCCGGCCTGCCCAGTTGGTCCGGCTGTTTCTCGGCATCCTGCTCCCGCTGCTGATCGTCGGGGTCATCGCCGAGGACATTCTCGAAAAAGCCCGCTTCGCCTTCGAGACGCCGCTGCTGCTGTGGATTCATTCCTTTGCCAGTCCAGCCCTCGATCAGTTGGCCCTGGCCTTCACCACCCTTGGCGGCGTCAGCGTGATCGCGCCGCTCAGCGCCCTCATTCTGGCGTTCTTGTGGTGGAAGTCACGCCCGCAAGCCTTCTTCTGGGCCTTCTCTGTGGCGGGTGCGGCAGTGCTGGACTTCATCATGAAGCTGATCTTCAACCGCTCCCGCCCCGAATTGTGGCCCCGGCTGGTCCACGAATCCGACGCCAGTTTCCCCAGCGGCCACAGTATGTACAGCATGGCCTTCGTGGTGGCCCTGATCTTGATGACGTGGCGCACCCCCTACCGGCCTCTGGTTCTGGTGCTGGGCGTGCTGTTTACCCTGGCAGTCGGTCTGTCACGGCTGTATCTGGGTGTGCATTACCCCACCGATGTCCTGGCGGGCTGGCTCTCCGGGCTGGCCTGGGTGCTGGGCGTCTACAGCATCGTGGCGCGGCGGCGGGCCTGA
- a CDS encoding HAMP domain-containing sensor histidine kinase produces the protein MKLGVRLALLIALIVTGALLAQGFLGFLTFRQTANAALRNDLSTYLAALAHDRNEGDTPTYLPNENGIRARLIRREKVIQEYGGPFPQTATQHGDDDKHSDEWLTQQLAVPDLGAGTLLQASIPLRSYHQGLAAYLATVTLSVVVMSLLGVAAALLVSRSMVRPISDLSRAAERVAQSGQLDERVDAPQGQAEIARLARSFNTMLQRLSAFRQRETEFVRHASHEFRTPLAALRAQVDANAQGWISDAELIATVDQQVERLTALTGALLLLSRENSAEHEIFDLAEIGGALAQQHGAAYCGPAHLPFSGSQALLSQVLINLLINVNKYAPGVAATVGLSAANQQIVLSVSDAGPGVPPEALPRLMEAFYRVPGTRESGSGLGLAIVQRVAEVHGGTVQLASTSPHGLTVNLHLPNLQASLKGNAEPPR, from the coding sequence ATGAAGCTGGGCGTCCGACTGGCGCTGCTGATCGCTCTGATTGTCACGGGCGCACTGTTGGCTCAGGGGTTCCTCGGTTTCCTGACCTTCCGCCAGACCGCCAATGCGGCCCTGCGCAACGACCTGAGTACCTACCTTGCCGCGCTGGCCCATGACCGCAATGAAGGGGACACCCCGACCTACCTGCCCAACGAGAACGGTATCCGCGCCCGCTTGATCCGGCGTGAAAAGGTGATTCAGGAATACGGCGGTCCCTTTCCCCAGACCGCCACCCAGCACGGCGACGACGACAAGCACAGCGACGAGTGGTTGACCCAGCAACTCGCAGTGCCGGATCTGGGAGCGGGCACACTCTTGCAGGCCAGTATTCCGCTGCGGTCCTACCATCAGGGCCTGGCTGCTTATCTGGCCACCGTCACCTTGTCGGTGGTGGTGATGTCGCTGCTGGGTGTGGCGGCGGCACTGCTGGTGAGCCGGAGCATGGTGCGGCCCATCAGTGATCTCTCGCGGGCCGCCGAACGGGTGGCGCAATCCGGGCAACTGGATGAACGGGTGGACGCGCCGCAAGGTCAAGCCGAAATCGCCCGACTGGCCCGCAGCTTCAACACCATGCTCCAGCGGCTTTCAGCCTTTCGGCAGCGTGAAACAGAATTCGTGCGCCACGCCTCCCACGAGTTCCGCACGCCACTTGCGGCGCTGCGGGCGCAGGTGGACGCCAACGCCCAGGGCTGGATCAGTGACGCCGAACTGATCGCGACGGTCGACCAGCAAGTCGAGCGGCTCACCGCCCTGACGGGGGCGCTGCTGCTGCTCTCCCGCGAGAACAGTGCCGAGCATGAGATCTTCGACCTGGCCGAGATCGGCGGTGCACTGGCCCAGCAACACGGCGCGGCGTACTGCGGCCCGGCCCACCTGCCGTTTTCCGGAAGTCAGGCCCTTCTCAGTCAGGTCCTGATCAATCTATTGATCAACGTCAATAAATACGCGCCCGGAGTGGCAGCCACCGTGGGCTTATCCGCCGCCAATCAGCAGATCGTTTTGTCGGTCAGCGACGCGGGCCCCGGTGTGCCGCCGGAAGCGCTGCCCCGCTTGATGGAGGCCTTTTACCGTGTGCCCGGCACCCGTGAAAGCGGGAGTGGCCTGGGCCTGGCCATCGTGCAGCGCGTCGCGGAGGTTCACGGCGGCACGGTGCAACTGGCGTCCACTTCACCTCATGGCTTAACGGTGAATCTGCACTTGCCCAACCTTCAGGCCAGTCTCAAAGGCAACGCAGAACCGCCAAGGTGA
- a CDS encoding Rieske 2Fe-2S domain-containing protein: MSKSSQTDQTPEADLGRRDALRVIGCLLCAAAVPGVWSQAQAQSLGAPLNILKPAETLAADGFKLMSVAGDPAILYASKTPVAGGVQRGQVWLTVYSRICSHRSTVVIGPPRNQVMTCPKHHQAYDLATGQPTGYVHRTSDPLAQYSLQVRPDQSVWITGMIRPQAG; the protein is encoded by the coding sequence ATGTCCAAGTCTTCACAGACCGACCAGACACCGGAAGCTGACCTGGGCCGCCGCGACGCCCTGCGCGTGATCGGCTGCCTGTTGTGCGCCGCTGCCGTGCCCGGCGTCTGGTCGCAGGCTCAGGCCCAGTCGCTGGGTGCGCCCCTCAACATTCTCAAGCCTGCTGAGACGCTGGCCGCTGACGGGTTCAAGCTGATGTCGGTGGCGGGTGATCCGGCGATTCTGTATGCCAGCAAAACGCCGGTAGCGGGCGGTGTACAGCGGGGTCAGGTCTGGCTGACCGTCTATTCCCGGATCTGTTCGCACCGCAGCACCGTCGTGATAGGTCCGCCGCGAAATCAGGTCATGACCTGCCCCAAACATCATCAGGCTTACGATCTCGCCACTGGGCAGCCGACTGGATACGTCCACCGTACTTCAGACCCGCTGGCCCAGTACAGTCTTCAGGTGAGGCCCGATCAGTCCGTCTGGATCACTGGAATGATTCGCCCGCAAGCAGGCTGA
- a CDS encoding Dps family protein has protein sequence MTQTTTKTAAYPAPDALKTPTDLKAEGVQKIVEAINPIIADAYAVYLKTKNFHWHLSGSHFRDYHLMLDEQADQLLGSTDPLAERVRKLGGTTLRSISHISGLQTVQDNNADFVAPLDMLRELMADNQSIAANMRKAHEVCDDARDYATSSLLEVLIDETERRTWFLFEAAQGGEQTR, from the coding sequence ATGACCCAGACCACCACCAAGACCGCTGCTTATCCTGCCCCTGACGCCCTGAAGACCCCCACCGACCTGAAGGCCGAAGGTGTTCAGAAGATCGTCGAAGCCATCAACCCGATCATCGCTGACGCCTACGCGGTCTACCTGAAGACCAAGAACTTCCACTGGCATCTGTCGGGCAGCCACTTCCGCGATTATCACCTGATGCTCGACGAGCAGGCCGATCAGCTCCTTGGCAGTACCGATCCGCTGGCCGAGCGTGTCCGCAAGCTGGGCGGCACCACACTGCGCTCCATCTCGCATATCTCTGGCCTCCAGACCGTACAGGACAACAACGCCGACTTTGTGGCTCCGCTGGACATGCTCCGTGAGCTGATGGCCGACAACCAGAGCATCGCCGCCAATATGCGAAAAGCGCATGAAGTGTGCGACGACGCCCGCGACTACGCCACCTCCAGCTTGCTGGAAGTGCTGATCGACGAGACCGAGCGCCGCACCTGGTTCTTGTTTGAAGCGGCGCAGGGCGGCGAACAGACCCGCTAA
- a CDS encoding response regulator transcription factor, with protein sequence MLILLVEDEEAIALPLRRALAAQGYAVKYAADLTQARAALLTLEPDLAVLDVQLPEDESGGFVLAREMRAADYRGSLLFLTARDSLNDRLEGLDLGGDDYLTKPFHLSELLSRVRALLRRVSEAKTDLLSYGSLSLDLAARQVHWEGRTVTLSLREYDVLERLARAPGRVFSAEELLDMVWGERASDPGVVKVCVHHLRAKLSPEVIQTVQRGYQLGLANLERRS encoded by the coding sequence GTGCTGATCTTGCTGGTGGAAGACGAGGAGGCGATTGCCTTACCGCTGCGGCGGGCACTGGCCGCGCAAGGCTACGCGGTGAAGTACGCCGCTGATCTGACCCAGGCGCGGGCCGCCCTGCTGACCCTGGAGCCCGATCTGGCGGTGCTGGATGTGCAACTCCCCGAAGACGAATCCGGCGGATTTGTGCTGGCCCGTGAGATGCGGGCGGCGGATTACCGGGGAAGCCTGCTGTTCCTGACGGCCCGCGACAGCCTGAACGACCGCCTGGAGGGACTGGACCTCGGCGGCGACGACTACCTGACCAAGCCGTTTCATCTCTCCGAACTGCTGTCCCGCGTTCGGGCGCTGCTGCGGCGGGTCAGCGAGGCCAAGACCGATCTGCTGAGCTACGGTTCACTGTCGCTCGATCTGGCAGCGCGGCAGGTCCACTGGGAGGGCCGCACTGTGACCCTGAGCCTGCGGGAATACGACGTGCTGGAACGTCTGGCCCGCGCACCTGGGCGGGTTTTCTCGGCAGAGGAGCTGCTGGATATGGTCTGGGGCGAGCGGGCCAGCGACCCCGGCGTGGTGAAGGTCTGCGTTCATCATCTGCGGGCCAAACTCAGTCCCGAGGTGATCCAGACGGTTCAGCGCGGCTACCAACTGGGCCTGGCGAATCTGGAGCGCCGTTCATGA
- a CDS encoding PIG-L deacetylase family protein yields the protein MIWFRWTIIKRLMVLAATLLTLALAAWINLPLVGQIFDQNTDVVAALPQAAAFKRGERVLILSPHPDDETLCCAGLIQQAQAAGAAVNIVWATAGDGFEFAAALSQRTLKPNVHAMRALGQLRTQEARRAAAVLGVPPDHTFMLGYPDGGLFSLFTTHFDEPYTSPRTGASRVYVQGALTPGAAFSGRFLEADLNKVLDTVQPDMVLAPAPQDFHPDHRTLSYIALRLLAARHQEARLRFWVVHGGLEWPLPKGLHPTLSLTLPPLAAQLPWTRVALTPDQEALKARATGQYHSQTRIMGRFMDSFVRTNELLSPEALPDKPSSRSGSGALPTADRPLTR from the coding sequence TTGATCTGGTTCAGATGGACCATCATCAAACGCCTCATGGTGCTGGCCGCCACGCTGCTTACCCTCGCGCTGGCCGCCTGGATCAACTTGCCGCTGGTCGGTCAGATTTTTGACCAGAACACCGACGTGGTGGCCGCGCTGCCCCAGGCCGCTGCGTTCAAGCGTGGAGAGCGGGTGCTGATCCTCTCGCCCCATCCCGACGACGAAACCTTGTGCTGTGCGGGGCTCATTCAGCAGGCCCAGGCCGCCGGAGCCGCCGTGAACATCGTCTGGGCCACGGCGGGCGACGGCTTCGAGTTTGCCGCCGCGCTCAGCCAGCGCACCTTGAAGCCCAATGTTCACGCCATGCGGGCGCTGGGTCAGCTCAGAACGCAGGAAGCCCGCCGAGCCGCTGCCGTGCTGGGTGTGCCGCCAGACCACACCTTCATGCTCGGCTATCCGGACGGCGGGCTCTTTTCGCTGTTCACCACCCATTTTGACGAGCCCTACACCTCGCCGCGCACCGGCGCTTCGAGGGTGTACGTTCAGGGCGCACTGACACCGGGCGCCGCTTTTAGCGGACGTTTCCTGGAAGCCGATCTCAACAAGGTGCTGGACACGGTGCAGCCTGACATGGTACTGGCTCCCGCGCCGCAGGACTTTCATCCAGATCACCGCACACTGTCGTACATCGCCCTGCGACTCCTGGCCGCTCGGCATCAAGAAGCGCGTTTGAGATTCTGGGTGGTCCACGGCGGCCTGGAATGGCCACTCCCCAAGGGACTGCATCCCACGTTGAGCCTGACCTTGCCGCCACTGGCCGCCCAACTGCCCTGGACACGCGTGGCACTCACGCCGGATCAAGAAGCCCTCAAAGCGCGGGCCACCGGGCAGTACCACTCCCAGACCCGCATCATGGGCCGCTTCATGGACTCGTTTGTGCGAACCAATGAACTGCTGAGTCCCGAAGCGCTCCCAGATAAACCATCAAGCAGAAGTGGCTCCGGCGCTCTACCGACAGCTGACAGGCCACTGACGCGGTAA
- a CDS encoding response regulator transcription factor: MRLLIVEDDPHIAELLTDGLTEEGYECDRAASAAEGEHLAKLFPYALLILDVMLPEGIDAGYQLGERLRAAEVQAPILYLTARGTVEDRVTGLEAGGDDYLIKPFAFKELRARIRALLRRASGNTQNTVPLPQGWMMDLGAREVYAAGVRADLTRREFALLELFVMNPGRAFGREEIIERLWRGEGSVEHKVIDVYVSTLRRKTHDALIDTIRGTGYRLGRGTS, translated from the coding sequence ATGAGGCTTTTGATTGTCGAGGATGATCCCCACATCGCTGAGCTGCTCACCGATGGTCTGACCGAGGAGGGCTACGAGTGCGACAGGGCGGCCAGCGCCGCCGAAGGCGAACACCTGGCCAAGTTATTTCCCTACGCGCTGCTGATTCTGGACGTGATGCTGCCGGAAGGCATCGACGCCGGGTATCAACTGGGCGAGCGGCTACGCGCGGCTGAGGTGCAGGCCCCGATCCTTTACCTCACCGCACGCGGCACCGTCGAGGACCGGGTCACCGGGCTGGAAGCGGGCGGCGACGACTACCTGATCAAGCCGTTTGCCTTCAAGGAACTGCGTGCCAGAATCCGCGCCCTGCTGCGGCGGGCCAGCGGCAATACCCAGAACACGGTGCCGCTGCCGCAAGGTTGGATGATGGATCTGGGCGCGCGCGAAGTCTACGCGGCGGGGGTGCGGGCCGACCTGACCCGCCGCGAATTTGCTTTGCTGGAACTGTTCGTGATGAATCCGGGCCGGGCATTTGGCCGTGAGGAAATCATCGAGCGGTTGTGGCGCGGCGAGGGCAGTGTGGAGCACAAGGTGATTGACGTGTATGTCAGCACCCTGCGGCGCAAAACCCATGACGCCCTGATCGACACGATTCGCGGCACCGGCTACCGGCTGGGGCGCGGGACCTCCTAA